In the Juglans microcarpa x Juglans regia isolate MS1-56 chromosome 6D, Jm3101_v1.0, whole genome shotgun sequence genome, one interval contains:
- the LOC121235886 gene encoding uncharacterized protein LOC121235886, with product MPEILSSAENQLNGVGGGPLLVASSETVGSKRQRRPSVRLGDIGGDQPYDSHVRRSPHPHPHPLHLHLHNNGNKHWKLGMKDSNNHSSASGKTSKTRTLFHLSSSETLDGEDKEGNLDGLALSSWKVKDSKKRASTAKRVRSNWVSKVVDEGDDAAGAEGDDKYGGGEGENIDNGFRDFDVENSESPLKDQSPVHSLENLGLDGHGNERDLIYRRPIRARGVVSEGHHEGVELSGPSDTDWKCGTSGDRNGNNGGEDGVRIWLNGLGLGRYAPVFEIHEVDDEVLPMLTLDDLKDMGINAVGSRRKMYCAIQKLGKGFS from the coding sequence ATGCCCGAGATACTCTCTTCAGCAGAGAATCAGCTCAACGGCGTCGGTGGTGGACCTCTTTTGGTTGCTTCTTCCGAGACCGTCGGATCCAAGCGCCAGCGCCGACCCAGCGTCCGATTGGGCGACATCGGAGGCGACCAACCCTACGATTCTCACGTGCGGAGGAGCCCCCatccccacccccaccccctccacctccacctccacaaCAACGGCAACAAGCACTGGAAGCTCGGGATGAAGGACTCCAACAACCACTCTAGTGCCTCAGGTAAAACCTCCAAGACTCGAACTTTATTTCATCTGAGTTCTTCCGAAACCCTAGACGGCGAGGACAAGGAAGGAAACCTCGATGGCCTTGCGCTTTCGAGCTGGAAGGTCAAGGATTCTAAAAAGCGAGCCTCCACGGCTAAAAGGGTCCGATCCAATTGGGTTTCTAAGGTTGTCGATGAGGGTGATGATGCTGCTGGTGCTGAAGGGGATGACAAATATGGTGGTGGTGAAGGAGAAAATATCGATAACGGGTTTCGAGATTTCGATGTTGAAAACTCAGAAAGTCCGTTGAAAGATCAAAGCCCGGTTCATTCCCTTGAAAATCTTGGTTTGGACGGGCATGGAAATGAGAGAGACTTGATTTATAGGAGACCCATTAGGGCTAGGGGGGTTGTTTCGGAGGGCCACCATGAAGGAGTGGAGTTATCAGGGCCGTCCGATACAGATTGGAAGTGTGGGACGAGTGGTGATAGGAATGGGAATAACGGAGGAGAAGATGGGGTGAGGATCTGGCTCAATGGGTTAGGGTTAGGTCGGTATGCGCCGGTGTTTGAAATTCACGAGGTTGACGACGAGGTTTTGCCCATGTTGACTTTAGATGATCTCAAGGATATGGGGATCAATGCGGTCGGGTCCAGAAGAAAAATGTATTGCGCAATTCAAAAGCTTGGAAAGGGGTTTTCatga
- the LOC121235883 gene encoding long chain base biosynthesis protein 2a gives MITIPYLTALTTYFSYGLLFAFGQFRDFFRKIFDWWRANNLQGYAPICLGLEDFYTRRLYLRIQDCFGRPIASAPDAWFDVVERYSNDNNKTLKRTTNISRCLNLGSYNYLGFAASDEYCTPRVIKSLKRFSPSTCSARVDGGTTTLHTELEECVANFVRKPSAIVLGMGYVTNSAILPVLIGKGGLIISDSLNHNSIVNGARGSGATVRVFQHNTPLHLEKVLREQIAEGQPRTHRPWKKIIVIVEGIYSMEGELCKLPEIVAICKKYKAYVYLDEAHSIGAVGKSGRGVCELLGVDTADVDIMMGTFTKSFGSCGGYIAGSKELIQYLKYSCPAHLYATSISPPAAQQIISAIKVILGEDGTSRGAEKLAQIRENSNFFRSELQKMGFEVLGDNDSPVMPIMLYNPAKIPAFSRGCLMQKVAVVTVAFPATPLLLARVRICISAAHTKEDLVKALEVISEVGDLVGIKYFPAEPAKLEQQKMIKMD, from the exons ATGATTACGATTCCGTATTTGACTGCCTTGACCACCTACTTCAGCTACGGCTTGCTTTTCGCCTTCGGACAATTCCGTGACTTTTTCAGAAAAATCTTTGATTGGTGGCGTGCTAACAATCTTCAG GGATACGCGCCCATCTGTTTAGGACTAGAAGATTTCTACACTCGTCGACTGTATCTTCGTATCCAG GACTGTTTTGGACGACCAATAGCAAGTGCTCCTGATGCTTGGTTTGATGTGGTTGAGCGTTATTCCAATGACAACAATAAGACATTAAA GCGAACCACGAACATAAGTCGGTGTCTCAATTTGGGATCGTACAATTATCTAGGTTTTGCTGCATCGGATGAATATTGCACACCACGTGTGATCAAGTCTTTGAAAAGGTTCTCCCCAAGTACCTGTAGTGCTCGTGTGGATGGAG GAACTACAACATTGCATACCGAACTGGAGGAGTGTGTTGCAAACTTCGTTCGAAAGCCTTCTGCCATAGTCTTGGGCATGGGCTATGTGACAAACTCTGCCATTCTTCCAGTCCTGATTGGAAAG GGAGGATTGATAATTAGTGATTCCCTAAACCACAACTCAATTGTGAATGGTGCTCGGGGTTCAGGAGCTACAGTTCGAGTTTTCCAACATAATA CTCCATTGCACTTGGAGAAAGTTTTAAGAGAGCAAATTGCTGAGGGACAACCCAGGACCCATAGACCTTGGAAGAAGATTATTGTTATTGTAGAAGGGATATACAGTATGGAGGGGGAGCTCTGCAAACTTCCAGAAATTGTTGCTATATGCAAAAAGTACAAG GCTTATGTCTACTTGGACGAGGCTCATAGCATTGGAGCAGTTGGAAAATCAGGGAGAGGTGTTTGTGAACTCTTGGGAGTGGACACTGCAGATGTAGATATCATGATGGGAACATTTACAAAATCTTTTGGGTCATGTGGTGGTTATATTGCTGGGTCCAAG GAGCTTATACAATATCTTAAGTACTCTTGCCCGGCTCATCTTTATGCAACATCCATATCACCTCCAGCTGCACAACAAATCATATCTGCCATAAAGGTTATTCTTGGAGAGGATGGTACAAGCAGAG GAGCTGAGAAACTGGCACAAATACGTGAAAACAGCAACTTTTTCAGATCAGAGCTACAGAAGATGGGCTTTGAGGTTCTTGGAGACAATGATTCTCCTGTAATGCCTATAATGCTTTACAATCCAGCAAAAATTCCTGCCTTTTCTCGGGGATGTCTCATGCAGAAG GTCGCTGTTGTGACGGTTGCTTTTCCAGCTACCCCTTTATTGTTGGCCAGGGTACGTATTTGCATATCAGCCGCGCATACCAAGGAAGACCTTGTCAAAGCCTTGGAG GTTATAAGTGAAGTTGGTGATTTGGTGGGGATTAAGTACTTCCCTGCAGAGCCCGCGAAGCTGGAGCAGCAGAAGATGATCAAGATGGATTGA
- the LOC121235884 gene encoding sialyltransferase-like protein 2 produces MRLLQFGLLVSLASGLAAILVYITGVTHLYDNYQPSNEDLKALQSLQRNFQKCVRANGLGLQAVSGKDYCQVSIYFPSDTVPKWKDPKTGELEGLSFDFNLCEAVATWEQVRNSTTILTREFIDALPNGWEEYAWHRINKGILLNRCKNKTLCVEKLSLVLPDTPPYLPRQFGRCAVIGNSGDLLKTSFGNEIDGYDAVIRENGAPIQNYSDYVGKKSTFRLLNRGSAKALDKVVELDETRKEVLIIKTTIHDIMRKMIQDVPIKNPVYLMLGASFGSAAKGTGLKALEFALSICESVDMYGFTVDPGYKEWTRYFSESRQGHTPLHGRAYYQMMECLGLIKIHSPMRADPNRVVKWVPSLDTIRAARIASGKLLRRVGAGSADPLAACSIIGKQAQRKSRALRNIRKVAADHKKFVKGVTMYPLEHSLGDGVLCTVPA; encoded by the exons ATGAGGCTCTTGCAGTTTGGCTTGTTGGTATCTTTAGCGTCTGGACTCGCTGCAATCCTCGTCTACATCACCGGCGTCACTCATCTCT ATGATAATTATCAGCCCTCGAATGAAGACTTGAAAGCCTTGCAGTCTTTGCAGCGCAACTTCCAGAAGTGTGTG AGAGCAAATGGATTAGGTTTGCAAGCTGTGAGTGGTAAAGATTATTGCCAAGTATCGATTTACTTCCCTAGTGACACTGTCCCCAAATGG AAGGATCCTAAAACTGGTGAACTAGAAGGTTTGTCATTTGATTTTAATCTGTGTGAAGCTGTGGCTACATGGGAACAG GTGCGCAATAGTACCACAATACTCACCAGGGAGTTCATCGATGCTTTGCCAAATGGATGGGAGGAATATGCCTGGCACAGGATCAATAAGGGAATACTTCT CAATCGCTGCAAGAATAAGACTCTATGTGTGGAGAAACTTTCACTGGTACTTCCTGATACTCCACCGTATCTTCCTCGGCAATTTGGTCGATGTGCTGTTATTGGTAACTCGGGAGATCTTCTTAAGACAAGTTTTGGGAACGAGATAGATGGTTATGATGCTGTCATTAGAGAAAATGGTGCTCCAATTCAG AACTATTCAGACTATGTGGGCAAGAAGAGTACATTTCGTCTTCTTAATAGGGGATCTGCCAAAGCTCTTGATAAAGTTGTGGAGTTAGATG AAACAAGGAAGGAGGTCCTGATCATTAAGACGACAATTCATGacattatgagaaaaatgatacAG GATGTTCCGATAAAAAATCCTGTATATCTTATGCTAGGTGCTTCCTTTGGTTCAGCAGCTAAAGGAACTGGGCTCAAGGCTCTTGAATTTGCTCTCTCTATTTGTGAATCAGTGGATATGTATGGATTCACTGTGGATCCCGGTTATAAAGAATG GACTAGATATTTCTCCGAATCTCGACAAGGTCATACTCCTTTGCATGGTAGGGCTTACTATCAAATGATGGAGTGTTTGGGA CTGATCAAAATCCACTCTCCCATGCGAGCTGATCCAAACCGTGTTGTAAAATGGGTACCAAGCCTTGACACAATTAGAGCTGCTAGAATCGCATCAGGTAAATTATTGAG GAGGGTTGGAGCTGGGTCTGCAGATCCATTAGCCGCATGTTCAATTATTGGAAAGCAAGCTCAGAGAAAGTCTAGAGCATTGAGAAACATCAGAAAGGTTGCTGCTGACCACAAAAAATTTGTGAAGGGCGTAACCATGTACCCTTTGGAGCACAGTCTAGGAGATGGGGTACTCTGCACAGTGCCAGCTTAA